In one window of Gossypium arboreum isolate Shixiya-1 chromosome 4, ASM2569848v2, whole genome shotgun sequence DNA:
- the LOC128291766 gene encoding uncharacterized protein LOC128291766, producing the protein MEGPSSGLHEVVRPYNRYSTGPDHTPEYGEEAKRKLPAVCSEMERGRYIGPTTVARKRNNHALHQYIEGQQASPRREPNMRQNTEKFQFTPIPVTYRELYKSLFDAHVMAPFHLEPLQPPYPKWYDANAQCEYHAGITGHSIENCTSFKRCMERLIKVGVPKFDDTPGTGNPLPSHTDKGVNAIIENVGRKVKLNIAEVRTPLKLVWNEMQKRGLVPQGLGDKIQDTRNYCEFHHEKDHEIQNCIEFRALVQGLMDNKELEFFKSVEEGDVCSLGGKSSEEGGRASCLVIIISKPRVSKVEARITPRVIIQKPTASPYKDSHKVPWNYNCSIAVSKKEGSINTPNIEAEPAKGKLVMFRQEAERSEPLVNEPVMEKEAKEFLKFLKHSEYNVVEQLHQQPDRISVLALLLNSEVHRNALMKVLNETYVADDISVNKLDRLVSNISADNFISFSDDEIPPGGRGFIKALNITTRCKGYTLPGALVDNGSALNVLPWATLNRLPIDSSYMKTCQNIVRAFDGTERKVMGRIEVPLQIGPNTYEVDFFVMDIKPSYNCLLGRPWIHSAGAVPSSLHQKLKMVTEGRLITINAEEDIIASVASDTPYIKNDNEAVECSFRSLEFVNATFIVEGNRIPIPRISRATKISLQLTVGKGALPGRGLGKHLRGKVRVPVLVGKWDRFGLGFRPDASQVKKEFERKQEQRRARLRGTEVRPPDVNVMSNADTSPESPFEQDMHFEGFQDFKEDEDRGLSLDLLRMVEREDEQILPHKETTEIVALEEGKEVKIGTCVNEKTRQNLIELLQEFKDVFAWSYQICPV; encoded by the exons ATGGAAGGACCTAGCTCAGGCCTTCATGAAGTAGTACGGCCATATAACAGATATAGCACCGGACCGGATCACACtccagaatatggagaagaagcCAAGCGAAAGCTTCCGGCAGTATGCTCAGAGATGGAGAGAGGTCGCTACATAGGTCCAACCACCGTTGCTAGAAAAAGAAACAACCATGCTCTTCATCAATACATTGAAG GCCAGCAGGCCTCACCAAGACGGGAGCCTAATATGAGACAGAATACAGAGAAGTTTCAATTTACTCCTATACCAGTGACATATAGGGAGTTGTACAAAAGTCTGTTTGATGCACATGTAATGGCTCCTTTCCACTTAGAGCCGTTGCAACCCCCATACCCTAAGTGGTACGATGCAAATGCTCAGTGCGAATACCACGCAGGGATTACGGggcactcgatagaaaactgtaCCTCATTCAAAAGGTGCATGGAAAGGCTTATCAAAGTAGGTGTTCCAAAATTTGATGATACACCTGGTACAGGAAATCCGTTGCCTAGTCATACTGATAAAGGGGTAAACGCGATAATTGAGAATGTGGGGAGAAAAGTCAAGCTGAATATCGCGGAGGTGAGAACCCCATTGAAGCTAGTTTGGAATGAAATGCAGAAGAGAGGTTTAGTCCCGCAAGGGTTGGGAGATAAAATCCAAGATACACGGAACTATTGTGAGTTCCATCATGAGAAAGATCACGAGATCCAGAATTGTATTGAGTTCAGAGCCCTAGTACAGGGTCTAATGGATAATAAGGAATTGGAGTTCTTTAAGTCCGTCGAAGAGGGGGATGTATGCTCGCTAGGAGGAAAGTCGAGTGAAGAAGGCGGCAGAGCCAGCTGTCTAGTGATAATTATTTCGAAGCCTAGAGTTAGTAAAGTAGAAGCAAGAATTACACCAAGAGTTATAATTCAGAAGCCAACAGCTTCCCCTTATAAAGATAGCCATAAGGTGCCTTGGAATTATAACTGTAGTATAGCAGTTTCAAAGAAGGAGGGTTCGATTAACACGCCAAACATAGAAGCCGAACCAGCAAAAGGGAAACTCGTCATGTTTAGGCAAGAAGCAGAGAGATCAGAACCACTAGTTAATGAGCCAGTAATGGAAAAGGAAGCCAAGGAGTTCTTGAAGTTCCTAAAACACAGCGAGTATAATGTTGTGGAACAACTACACCAACAACCGGATCGCATATCGGTATTGGCTCTGCTGTTAAATTCGGAGGTCCACCGCAACGCATTGATGAAAGTGTTGAATGAAACCTATGTTGCGGATGACATTTCAGTTAACAAATTGGATCGTCTCGTCAGCAACATAAGCGCTGACAATTTCATCTCCTTCAGCGATGATGAGATACCACCAGGGGGTAGGGGGTTTATTAAGGCTCTAAATATCACTACACGTTGCAAGGGGTATACGCTACCCGGAGCACTAGTTGATAATGGGTCCGCATTGAACGTGTTGCCGTGGGCTACATTAAACCGTTTACCTATAGACAGTTCCTATATGAAGACGTGTCAGAACATAGtaagagcatttgatggcaccgaaaggaaagtaatgggaAGAATAGAAGTACCTCTTCAGATTGGCCCAAACACGTACGAGGTAGATTTCTTCGTGATGGATATTAAGCCTTCCTATAACTGTCTATTAGGAAGACCTTGGATTCATTCAGCTGGGGCAGTGCCATCCTCGCTGCACCAGAAGCTAAAGATGGTTACTGAGGGTCGGCTAATAACAATAAATGCAGAGGAGGACATTATTGCGTCAGTTGCCAGTGATACACCCTACATAAAGAATGACAACGAAGCAGTTGAATGTTCATTTCGATCATTAGAGTTTGTAAACGCAACGTTTATAGTTGAAGGAAACAGGATTCCGATACCTAGGATATCAAGGGCTACGAAAATAAGCCTGCAGTTGACAGTTGGGAAAGGCGCGTTACCTGGCAGAGGACTCGGGAAGCACCTTCGTGGAAAAGTTAGAGTGCCAGTCTTGGTTGGCAAGTGGGATCGCTTCGGTTTGGGATTCAGGCCAGATGCAAGCCAAGTGAAGAAGGAGTTTGAAAGGAAACAAGAACAGCGGAGAGCGAGATTGAGAGGGACAGAAGTCAG GCCCCCGGATGTCAACGTCATGAGTAATGCTGATACGAGCCCGgaatctccttttgagcaagacaTGCACTTTGAGGGATTTCAAGATTTTAAAGAGGACGAAGATCGTGGTTTATCTCtcgatttgttaaggatggtggaGCGAGAAGATGAACAGATCCTGCCACACAAAGAGACTACTGAGATTGTGGCCCTGGAAGAGGGGAAGGAAGTTAAAATTGGCACTTGCGTTAACGAAAAAACAAGACAGAACCTCATTGAGCTGTTGCAAGAATTCAAGGacgtctttgcatggtcataccagatATGCCCGGTTTAA
- the LOC108458989 gene encoding uncharacterized mitochondrial protein AtMg00860-like, translating into MMHKEIEVYVDDMIAKSRTEEEHVRVLRKLFLRLRKFQLKLNPSKCTFGARSEKLLSFVVSEKGIEVDLDKVKAIQGLPPPRTQKEVRGFLGRLNYIARFISQLTEKCNPIFRLLKKHNPGILLSEFDIVYVNQKAVKGSAIADFLASRALEDYEPLNFNFPNEDLMYVAIAEGDMPENHSWKLNFDGASNAA; encoded by the exons atgatgcacaaggaaattgaggtCTACGTTGACGACATGATTGCAAAATCCCGAACTGAAGAGGAGCATGTGCGAGTGTTGAGGAAATTGTTCCTGAGGTTGAGGAAATTCCAATTAAAGCTCAATCCGTCAAAATGCACCTTCGGAGCTAGGTCTGAAAAGTTACTTAGCTTCGTAGTCAGTGagaagggaatagaagttgaccttgataaagtcaaggctatacagGGGCTACCTCCGCCACGAACTCAGAAAGAAGTCCGAGGTTTTCTAGGGAGACTAAACTACATCGCACGGTTTATTTCGCAACTGACAGAGAAGTGCAACCCCATATTCCGTCTTCTTAAAAAGCACAATCCTGGG ATTCTGCTCTccgaatttgacatagtctatgtaAACCAAAAAGCTGTGaaggggagtgcaatagcagattttctagccagtagagctttggaGGATTATGAAcctttgaatttcaatttccccaatgaagatctaatgtatgtagCAATCGCTGAAGGGGACATGCCTGAAAATCATTCCTGGAAATTAAattttgacggagcatcaaatgccgCTTGA
- the LOC128291767 gene encoding uncharacterized protein LOC128291767, translating into MVSDEILYRCGSYDWVPLLGIWGAIGYAPLLVLRQYRSRQFIPMTQGLAQSGFSYGEKDSKKKNREIYNAWNQTCRIKRVAVNPMQDFEKKTSELERKIEQLEEEKVYLKLDVDVQKFEAENLRKGKREVDEDLDSLKTDYKQLHKSMRNAGLGKTSEQWRQETQEEKARADWWERKFHDAQAREVTCKKSLDDGQNEKQMLRAQVEELETALQQHRCRNSIIELRTSLSKIENLKGKVEELEATLQNCENQIELLEANNEQLGEKIHRSQDQVRDRDYLMGEAIAQIQEVGDHLQTLAVQADVLGVKYELESDRGRELACLLRKVKALGVRAQMQEQLAKIQQEMRDQMLKSQRNMLESQNSMISQLTQLFKGGSDKGKGPMVDTRNDNEDFACPTSFTPANMQTQPPRVSVNVQPLY; encoded by the exons ATGGTTTCTGATGAGATTCTCTACCGATGTGGGAGTTATGATTGGGTCCCTTTGTTGGGGATTTGGGGAGCCATTGGATATGCCCCTCTACTGGTATTGAGGCAATATAGATCAAGACAATTTATACCGATGACACAAGGGCTAGCTCAGAGTGGGTTCTCGTATGGGGAGAAAGACTCCAAGAAAAAGAACCGTGAGATTTATAATGCCTGGAACCAAACTTGCCGGATAAAGAGAGTTGCTGTGAATCCAATG CAAGACTTCGAAAAGAAAACCTCAGAGTTAGAAAGGAAAATAGAGCAGCTGGAGGAGGAAAAAGTATACTTAAAGTTGGATGTTGATGTTCAAAAATTCGAGGCTGAGAATTTGAGAAAGGGAAAGAGAGAAGTTGATGAGGACCTAGACAGTCTGAAGACTGATTACAAGCAGCTGCATAAGTCAATGAGAAATGCTGGCTTGGGTAAAACGTCTGAACAGTGGAGGCAAGAAACCCAAGAGGAAAAGGCTAGGGCTGATTGGTGGGAAAGAAAGTTCCACGATGCTCAGGCTCGAGaagtcacttgtaaaaagagtttGGATGATGGCCAGAATGAAAAACAGATGTTAAGAGCTCAAGTGGAGGAGTTAGAAACCGCACTACAGCAACATCGGTGTCGTAACTCAATAATTGAATTAAGAACTAGTCTAAGCAAGATCGAGAATTTGAAGGGGAAAGTAGAAGAACTTGAAGCTACACTTCAGAACTGTGAGAATCAAATTGAATTATTGGAAGCAAATAATGAGCAACTAGGGGAGAAAATTCACCGATCTCAAGATCAGGTCCGAGATAGGGATTACTTAATGGGTGAAGCTATAGCTCAGATACAAGAGGTGGGTGATCACTTACAGACTTTAGCGGTCCAAGCAGATGTGCTAGGAGTTAAATATGAGTTAGAATCAGATCGGGGGCGAGAGTTAGCCTGCCTTCTTAGGAAAGTAAAAGCTTTGGGTGTTAGG GCTCAGATGCAAGAGCAGCTGGCTAAGATCCAGCAGGAAATGAGAGACCAAATGCTGAAGTCTCAGAGAAACATGCTAGAATCACAAAATAGCATGATAAGCCAGCTGACACAGCTGTTTAAAGGAGGGTCTGACAAAGGAAAAGGCCCTATGGTTGACACGAGAAATGACAATGAGGATTTCGCTTGTCCTACAAGTTTTACGCCAGCAAACATGCAAACACAACCACCAAGGGTGTCTGTTAATGTCCAACCTCTTTATTAA